A window of Osmerus mordax isolate fOsmMor3 chromosome 11, fOsmMor3.pri, whole genome shotgun sequence genomic DNA:
cagccccccccccccgccccccccaacacacacacaccctccaacatAGATATAAACAACCATTTGGATatagttttgtttgtttatcattTTAACTTAATCTGTCACCATTGTTGCAAAAATAAAGAAGAAAGTCAGTGAGCGAGCCAGCCATGTATGATCGCTGATGtcacatttttttgttttgtttttatacaATTGTTTTCCCCATGTGTCATGatgctccccccccaccctgtttTCGTAGCCTAGTCTTTGGCGGTCTCACGCTCAGTCACCACAGTGAGGCAGGCAACACTCCTGGGGCAGGCCCTTCAGTGACACGTACCAGAGTCcaaccttccctcctccccccacaaccaccactcattctcactccctctcttcttatatcactctccctccctctctgtctctctatatttTAGTCAAGTGTAACTCTAGAAGCAGAGATATCTCTACCGGTGGTCTTGTCAGGTAGGTGATGGAGACAGTGAAGGATAAGTTAAATAGAGCATGGAAAAgtgtgactacacacacacacacacaagtccgtccgcacgcacacacagctgatTCTCCAGATTCACTCACAATCAGGCTAAACTATCTCTGGTCTCTGGACGATCACAAAGTGTTTCCATGCCAACAGCGGACAAGAGCCATGGAATTCCGTGATCCCGTCTCCCTGTCATCCCGCCTGGATGAATGGCCTGTCTGTTCTATACCGGAACACCGGaactctcactctctgtttctttctctccttcactctctccatttcttttccctccttctccctctctgtattttttcctcctctgtgtgtctcactcactttctttcctcccctctcgcttcctctttctctccatctctctttagttctttctttctctcagggTAAGTTACCAGTGTCATGTCAAACAAGGACACTGCTCAGAAGCTGTTGCAGCCCAAGAATAAATCAGCAAacacagaacgagagagagaaccgACCCACTGCTTGTCAGGGCCTGTGGACCACACGGCTGTCTATCCAGAAACATAGCATTACAGGTCAGAATCTATAGGGTAATCTCAATGCAGTTATCATGGCTTTTAAATGAAACTAGATCTTTCTTTTATGTTCACCCAGAGTCCCAAGGGGGGTAATACTTCCTCATATTTCACCTTCAATTGATACATTTCATGACAAACTGGGCCCAGAAGAGTATCTTATGTTGATCCCTAAGGAGGGAGATGGGTGTTCCGCCCATGCAGTGGAGGGGTGAGGTAATGGCTATGATACCGCCTCCGCCACCAGGTGGCAGTAGTGCGTTCCTGTTGTCCTTTAACTGTATGGCTCTCGGAGTGGTTAATAAACTGCACCTACCAGGTTTGACGTGCTTTAAAAGTGCTGTGGAAAATTCTACAGAGCAACGCCACGCCAGGGAGCCCAACTCGAGTCCAACTACAGCTGGAGCCAATCACATTGAACTAGGAAGTGACCaatgttattctctctctgttaGCCTGTGAAATTTAGACTAATACACaagcaaaagcacacacacacatcaaggtcACGGCTTTAGGGCTCACCAAGGTCCAGGTTCACTAAGCTCTTGGATTGGTTGACAGGACAGAGTTGAAGTCAAGCCTCCCAAGGCCTTCTGGGAATCTGGACAGGAACACCCTGTATCTGCTCTACTCTGTGTCTGAAAACATTAACTAGTGGTTGTCTTTTCAACTGAAGCCCCACCCATCCCTAGCCCCAACCTCATGCAGTCTCTATTGGTCCAAACATGAACTTGGCCTCTCCCAAGAAGCACAAGGGCCAATCCGAAGCACCACAGAGACCAGGAAGGGAGGGACTTCCTGTGTGAGACTGCAGCCTTATTGGCctgtgaacaacatgaaaccctCTAAAACTAATCCATACAAAATGGAAGCATGGAGTGACACAGGAAGtcagagagtaagaaagagagaaagagggaaagagagaaaacctcCACCCTTGGTAAAACAGAACAGAGCAGAGAACGGTCAAACAGCCTGGAGCCCCAGGGGTCACACAGCCTGGAGCCCCAGGGGTCACACAGGCTGGAGCCCCAGGGGTCACACAGCCTGGAGCCCCAGGGGTCACACAGGCTGGAGCCCCAGGGGTCACACAGCCTGGAGCCCCAGGGGTCACACAGCCTGGAGCCCCAGGGGTCAcacaaaaagaaagacagaagaggaggagctacCCTAACTGCCGTCTGTGTGAACACACAGAGTTCCTTGCTTGAATCTCCCAGCAGATCCAGTTGGTCAAGATTCTTGTCCTTGCCGTTACTATTGCAACTGGCAACgcccggtatgtgtgtgtctgtgtatgtgaggaAGAGGCAGCATAAGGCTGAGAGAGTCTCTAGTCCATATTCTGGTAACAGTGGTCAAATAAAAGGAAGCCCCAGCCCAGCTTCTCCCCAGGGTCCTAGAAGggctgggttgtgtgtgtgtgtgtgtgtgtgtgtgcgtgtgcatgtgtttgatgAGGTGGAATCCAGATAGTGGTCCATACAGTTTatctacctccccctccttaCCCCATGCACCCAGTACCCGGGCCAATGAGGTGAGGATTCTTCTGGTGGGGGCAGGATTGGGTGGGGGCTGGCAGGGGGGTAATGTTCTGTACTGAGTTTCCAGGGGGAAGCATAAGAGTGTTACGCCTTCTGTCACAGTCCTATGCTGACAGGCTGGCTACACAAAGGgaaagcggtgtgtgtgtgtgtgttaccctaaTGTGAGAAGGGGCTGATAAGGAGGGGGTTAAGAGGTAAATAAGGACCCATGTTACATAGTGGCTCATACTATGATCTATCCTGGCCCCtcctgtgggtgtgttttttccAAATTCAAATTAAATGCAACAGAGGCTAATAAAACCCCTTCTCCCAAAGACTTaagtttctccctccctgtacatactgtatcaCTCCCCCTCgacaccctccctcccgctccctcaccttctctccctttcctccttgcTCTCCTTTTATATAATACCAACCTCTTTTCTTTCTGCTCTGTCCTCAATCCCAATCCATCtttatttccatctctctttctctctgtcccccccgccccgcccctcccctctctatatctctctttcccttcaccCCTCGTTCACAGCGTGCGTCGTtccgtgggggtggagggggggcagcagggaggggaggggggcgtggggggtggTCGGCGGCGAGTGGGATGGGGAGCGGTGGATCAGGGGCCGGCCGTAGTGCGGGATCACCGGGGGCGTGGCCGGCATGACGTACGGCGTCGGAGACGGCGAGGACGAAGACGAGTAGGCGGAGCTCCCCATGGAGTAGGCGGAGCTTCCCAGTGAGTAGGCGGAGCTTCCCATAGAGTAGGCGGAGCTCCCCATGGAGTAGGCAGAGCCTCcggcggaggagagggtggaggtgggggaggcggggagTCCTCCCGGGGCGTCGGCCAGCGGCTGGTTGTAGAAGAAGAAAGCACACTGGTGGATGAAGTTCTCTATGATTGTCTGGTAGGTGCGCGTGGCCGTCAGGGCGTCCATGGTGGTGAAGTCGGGACGCATCAGCGTGGGCCAGAAGCAGATGGACAGGTTCTCACTAGTCATCAGGTTGAGACGGTTGTTCTGGCTcaccctgagggggggggggggggggggggatggagagagaatgttAAGACGCACCACACGCACATCGCACAGCTCATCCCGTCTCCTCCGTGACTCAGCAAGCAGAGACATGAGGCTGCAGCCTGtcagtctccctgtgtgtgtccagggtgacAGGGTTGATGAGTCAGAGGCTGTCACCCAGGCTGGTTAGGGTGTGACCCTGACGTCCACCTCCCTGTCACCCAGGCTGGTTAGGGTGTGACCCTGACGTCCACCTCCCTGTCACCCAGGCTGGTTAGGGTGTGACCCTGACGTCCAACTCCCTGTCACTCACTTGCTCAAGTGGCTGATGACGTATTTGAAGACGTCATAGTTCTCCCTGGGGAACCTGCGGAGAACTTCCTTCATGGTGAAGTACCTCTGCTCCCTGTCACCGATCTCtggatggagggaaaggagaggagaggaaaaatatAAAAGTTAGACTTGCGACTTACACATATCCCTTgaataccacacacactatcagacaaaggccacacacacacacaccataacaatGAGGGGAGGATGACATTCTCTCTATAAGGCTGACAAAcaatgacacccacacacacacacacaaacatgcttaaTGGCAGGAGTGATACATAGTAAGTGACATCACCACTAAGGAGCAGTCAGTATCAGCTAagtccacacatgcacacaatgatTCACAAATGACTCCAAAGTGGACTAAAGGATGAAGTCAGTATCATGAGCAGCTAGTCTCTGGAAGCGGATCTGACTATACAACATCTGACTACACTTTACTGAACTGAACTCTCTTGACTATCAGCAGGTACCGGACAGGAGAAGTgcactactctctctccctacccacgtcactctcttctctcctcaaccCATCTCTCCTTGGGTCcacctcctcgctctctcctctcagctctgGATCAATACCTCCCAAACTCTCATCTCTTTACCCAAGTGCCTCATCACTTTCACCCATGGCCTCCAAATCTATCCCCAAGACTTGGCGACGCCTCAAACAGATCTCCCATCCCCTCGTCCGCCTCATTTCCCCCATGgcctacaacccccccccccccccccccccaggacttACTGAAGgcctccaccagctccacctGCATGCTGTAGGGCACCAGAGGATCGGGCAGCTCCGAGAAGAAGCTCTTCATGGCTCCTGCAACCGTGTTGATGGTGAAGTCCTTCTCAACCAGGTCCAGATTATGGTCTGTAGGAAcgggaaaagagagaagaaatagAGACCGTGTTGGAAGGGGAGAGAacaaagaagggagagggatgaaaagGAGAAAGACGGTGAAGaggtaaaagaaagaaagttggAGTCAAGACTTTGGGATTTTACACCTTCTGGAGTGGCACTACACCTACTGGTCACCTGTGTTATAGCTTGAGGTGTGATTGGTCACCTGTGTTACAGCTTGAGGTGTGATTGGTCACCTGTGTTACAGCTTGAGGTGTGATTGGTCACCTGTGTTACAGCTTGAGGTGTGATTGGTCACCTGTGTTACAGCTTGAGGTGTGAGTGGTCACCTGTGTTACAGCTTGAGGTGTGATTGGTCATCTGTGCTACAGCACAGTGTGAGGTGATGGACTATCTCTGGTGTTGCCGGGGGGGGACGACCTGTGATGTAATCTCAGGAGTAATAGTATTGTCACCTTTAGTGTCCGGTCAGCATCGACCCGACACAGAGCTTCAACTCTGATTACACAGGGCAAATTCAACTTCAGCCAggcgtacagacacacacacactcagtgccaTCTCACGCTGCTATCTACCCAGCCAGCATGCTTCATTAACCAAACCAATCTGGTCGTAATTAACTtcccacaccagacacacacgcacacacacacacacacacacacacacaggcgcccacacacaaaacaggcCATCATACACAGCTGGGAGATTGGGGGAGCATGGTCCAGGGAAGCAGAAGACCTCTTCTGGAGGATCAATGCTTACAGATGTTCTCTGCTAACTAAGGGAATCCACTCTACACTTTTAACTTTGAAACAAGGAGAGACGGGACACACAACTCTTTCCTATACTTtagcagagaatgtgtgtgtgtgtgctggtgtgtgagtATGTCGTGTGCATTGTGTGGTTGTACTCACCCTGGTCAAACTGGCGCTGCATGCTCTCCATCTCAGCCTTGTTCCCACTGACCCTGTAGATACCCTCAGTAGTCAgccctgagagggagggggagggatgtagggagagagagagagagagagaggagtgaggagaggagaaataaTGGGAGGGTTGAGATGGAGACAGAATTGgtaaagaagggagagaaaagacagagaggggggagagtagggggggaAATAGTTAATTACACAGAAATCATTCAGCTGTTTCTTGCAATTCAACAGATTATTTTACTATCCACATCCCTGtcccagagagacacacagcccatcagtctgtgtgtctctctctccatccaccagTCAGGCCTGTCAGACACAGCATGCAAATGCTCCCTGActaggagagacgagagagagagagagagagacgagagagagacgagagagagagagagagagagagagagagagagagagagagagagagagagagagagagagagagagagagagagagagagagagagagagagagagagagagaaagaaagaaagagaaggaaggaggaaatgAGAAGTTTTGCAGTCTCCTTAGTTAAGCCTGCCTTCATCGATCTCCTCCTGCATTCAATGTAGACTATACGGCAATATAGCTTCCCTGACTTGACggcagggagggaaaggggaacAACGGAGGGACAGAACAAAAAGAGAGATGAcgaaggatggggggaggacagagggaggatggaggagaggtcaACTCCCATCATGCTCTTTGTTCTGAGAGCTACCGCAGTTTCCTCTGAGGGCAAACCAACATGGAAACTTCCTGTGGGCAAACATGACCACTTCCCGAGGCCAAACACGACCACTTCCTGTGGCCAGAGCATCCATTTCCTGTCTGACCATCTCCTACCTCAAGTCTTTGTCAGACAAGCCTTCTGGTCGAATCACTCCTCCAACTCCTATATCTCTCCTCCGCCTCTTTTTCCCTTatatctcccttcttctctcctagGTTCTCCCATTTTTACTCCcccatcctccacacacacgcccagagGTCTGAGATAGTGGTTTTAAATGTCAGATTGGTGTTGGTTCCTCAGGCCTGTAGACATACCCAACCCTCTGCCCAGACATGGCTCTGTCACCGCCGGCAACCAGGAGCCGTGCTCACAGGTCACCACGGAGACATGCTTTCTCTGGCTGCTGCCCTTAACATCCCCACGGCGAACGACACAAGGAGCAGGTGTGTCCACGCATGCTAATACACATCCATCAtctcacaacacacgcacagtgAGATAAACTAGTATGACAGGGCAagcgagagaaaaggagggggagagagagagagagagagagagagagagagagaggagtgaaagtTAGAGATAGGAGTTCATAGGGATATAAAGTCCAAGAGTTACCTTACATTAGCAtccatatgtctgtgtgtgtgcgtgtgtgtgtgtgtgtgtgttaaaattACAGAATGTGTGTTATTTATGAATCTGGCTTTGGGCTGTGAGTTGCAGAACATGTTcctcctcagcacacacacgcgcacagacacacacacacagctgagcccAAAGATTGTTCTAATTTCCTGCTCTGTGATATTGATCTGAGTGAGAAAGCTATCAGGCATGAACATGGCCataagggagggatgaagggatggaggggaggaggggtagaagGACGGAAGGTAAGGAGAGACGGAAGGAGCGGGTGTGTAATAAATGAGAAACTAAGTGGGTGAAAAGGACAGAGTAAGTGGATGAGTGGACTGGGGGAAAAAAGGTAAAGAGGGAAGGACACAGAGGAGGCTgatgtggaagagaggagaggaaatggaggattagtggacaggagagggagggagggaagcgagagaagggggggggagagaaggtaaGAGTAAGCTGAATCTGGAATGCTGAATACTTTAAACAACAAGACCTGAGCTTTAATCACAGATGCCTATCTCCTGCCCCTATGCAAGACAGACAAAGGAAAGGAAGGGgtagagggttagggttcttagaagggggagggatgagagggagggaggagcacattctaacacacttatacacaccatgctagctcaaacacacatacacacccaccatgctagctctctcacacacttacacaccatgCTAACtctaacacacatatacacccaccATGGTAGCTCTGACACACATAGCTATACACACTGTGCTAGCTCTAACACTGACACAGAAGTTATCAGCACTCTGATATGGCAGGAATGCACCACTGTGGAACACGTCAATAAGTCACGTTGCTGTGGCAACCTTCCTGTGGCACGACTTGAGTAGGAACACGCTGGACCTGAACTGACCTCCCTGTAGGCacgtacaaagacacacacatacacacacatacattccagACTCACCTGTGGTCTCAATGTAACGGATACACTTGTCTATGAAGACCGGGATTGGACGTTCTGGGGTGACCACGTTGACCAATGGCACGCCAAAGTAGTTACTTTCAGGCTTGGAGAGGGAATGGCGGGGCTTGGCACGTGGTTTCTGAAAGCAGGAAGAGAGGTAtaagaagacaggaagagagggatgagaagaaAGAGTGAGCTAAATTTTTTCAGCCATGTCATTCTTTCCGATTTGCTACTACACATTAGATGCAATCTAATTAATGAACaccaaaacacaaatacacgtTGCACCCGCATGGAATTTCCTCTGAGGCTTAAACTGATACCAGATCATACATTCCTGTCTTaagctgtgtacgtgtgtgcctgtgagtgtgtgtgtgtgtgtgagtgcgtttgTGTAATACACATCTGTTCCACTCTTCAcctctctgtgctctctctatcctcttctccctccctcctccaactGCACTCTCTCCCCTAGGACATTTGTTCTTCATCTGGACAGGTTTGAATTAGTTTCTAACTGACTCCTCTTATACTTATATCCTCTTATTAATGCTGTTTCTTTCCAGCTTGACACGTCTGTTTTCTACTGAGCTGTGACGGCAACGCTCACTAGGCCCAAGAGGCCTGGGGCTCTAGTAATCTGCCCGACCCCCTCGGGTGAGCCCTCCTGGGGAAGGTTGTGAGCCAGGGCTGCATGGCTGACTGGGCTTTGGGGCTCAGAGGAAGAGCTGAGAGGCTGTCAGAATGAGAGTAGTAAAACGTTCATTACGGAGAGACTGCTCTAGATACAACAGCAAGTACCCACGCAtgttcacacacccacatagtACAGCATCAAAAACTCACTTACTTTTACCATCTGCCTGATTTAATTCTTGAAATACCTCTTTCTACTCCTCCtttctaatctctctctcagttgTTTTCTTCAACAACGCCCCCTTCAGAGAGACCTCTTCTTCTTTAGACGGCCGTTTCTCTACTTTTGCACAAGGCccaactcctccacctccacttccctctctccatatctaCCTTTACTTCACTCCTTCTTACCTCCCCCTAAGACCCTCCCCTCCTATGTCCACACTGGCAGGCATTTCTGCCTCAATACCTTCCTCTCTTTTActcatcctttcatccctcctgcctgtctgtttgaaaCTTTTACCATAACCTGGCTTCCCCCTCTTGCTCtatctcctttccttctccctcttttccctctcaccctcactccttccatcgctcccctcctcctttccccctgcTGTTCAGCCTTCTGGCCAGTCCTTGTTGCtaacactctcctctcctctctcctttcctccactctcaccctccctcccttctctgtcaTTCAGTTCTGGTGTTGCTGACTGAGACAGGATATGCTGCCAATGCTGAGAAGACAAAACGGCTTTCCATTGCCAGCACACAgggcaagcaaacacacacactcaccatttcATGCTTTCAGACTCTGTCGGTTCTCTTTATTTCACCCCATCTCCCTTCCAGTTTTCTTTCTCATCTTTCCTTCTTTgtctccacccttctctctgtctcgcccatctctatgtatgtttgtctatctctccctctctctctttgtctgtctgtctatctctctgtatgcatgtctctctccccctctcttctctccctccctgcagccctattgctctctctctttctccgtctccctcttcctccctctctctccttctctctgcagtACAGGGGGCAGTAAAGTGGAACTAGGTGTAACAGGAATTTGAAACATTCCACTTGTCAGCTGAGGGGAGGTTTCAAAAGCTGCAGGAtccgagaaagagaggaaatgtTTCCGGCCTCAAACGAGAGAGCTATGCCAAGCTCTACTCGACCAGTAAAATCTGTAAAATGTGTCTTTATCTTGACTATGTGCCAGGTCTAGGACATACTGCACAAGAGCAAAGTGCTAGGAAATAGGAAATATGCTAGAGGACTTGGGTAGTATGGGAGCAacaaccgttttttttttttaagtattaGGGGAATATAAATagtttgtgtgcgtttgtgtgtagttagtgtgcatgtgtgtgtgtcaaagacgATGAGAACACCAATCACCCAGCTTCTGTTCCGTCCTCACTCCTGACAGTCATGATAAtaaccattacacacacacacacacacttccttcccACTCAGTCACACCTCGGTCTCTGTCTCGGGGTGTGACTGAGCACCAAGTGAGATAAGCTTAACAGCGCTGGGTCAGATGCTTTAGAGTGGTATGCTTGAGGagggtgagtctgtgtgtgtgagtgtcaagAGACAGCGCAGCTGCGAAGAGTATCTTTAGAACACTCTCACTCACCGTTGACTGTAACTGAGAGTCTGCTACATAATAATGTGTGATTAGAGAGATAGTTTAATCCAGGATAAAACACTAACCACGGtataggggggaggaagagtgagGCGGGGGAGGTTTCCCACGTTAATGCTTTTATTTAGCGAAGCAGTGTAGGAATCAGTGAATGAGATGACTGAACTGTAACATGGGTACTGACTTCATATGCGGTGTACTGTCATGAATTGTGTCTGTGGGAAAACAACAATGAAACATGgatctacacacaaacacacacagacaaaccacacacacacacttccagtccATACCTTGGGTGTCCTACGCAAGCTCCTCAGTATATTCTTCTTTTTAGAATCCTCGCCTTCTTCGTTGACAGAGCTGTCGCCTTTGTTAGCCCCGCCCACTTCATCCTGATTTGCTTTGGGGGGGCCCTCCCATCTCGTCGTCGCTGCCAATGGAAAAGCTGGTTCTGAAGCTGCTGAACTTGCCCAGACGTTTGGATCGGTCCCGGTACAGCTGAGGCTTCATCCCTATCGATAGTTTTCTCCTCCGCTCCAGGGAGCTGCTGTCCGCTTCGCTGTCGGACCCGTTGCCCCCGGTAACACCGCCGCCATTGGCGTTGCGGATGGTGATGATCTTGCCCTGCGTGCTGTCGTGGGGGACCGAGTAGATGTTCTCCTCCTCCGAGGGCCGGGGCTTGGAGACGGCGTCCACAGGCTCCGCGTAGTCGGAGGGGTCATAGCCACCATCGCTGCCCGGGGCCCAGCTCACCGTCTGGGGGAGAGAGCGGCGTGTGGTGcctccctgctgctgctccATGTAGGGGCCCAGGTTCACCTTGCGGACGGGCTTAGGCTTCACCTGAAAGAGGGTGAAGAAACCTGGATAAAAAACTGTGCTAGACATAACAggcaaaatatatattattatgaataatatttgataaaaaatgtgtgtgtgttttcagaaaaatgtgtgtgttcccttaCCTGAGGGGGCACCTTGTTGTTGAGCTTGCTCTCGAAGGTGCTGATCTCCGAGATGACCGAGAAGCGGTCGCTGGTTTCAAGATCCAGTTTGCCGAAAAGTGAGGGAAGGGATCCGTCATTCATAAGCGTGGCGTAGGGCGGCGAGGGCTCGATGTCGTCCTCGGAGTCCAGCAGCGTGTTGACGGGACTCGGTGATGCACACCTGTGTGGGCTCACGCTCTCATTAGTGCACAGCTCCGCCACGTTGTCGTACATGTGCGTGGCCTCCACGATCGTCcgcttctccaccacctccttgaGGAAGGACTGGAACAGGTCCATCTTGtgcagcccccccaccacccctccggGTCCACACACCACCGTGTTGAACCTCGCCTCGATCTCGCGagccagctcctccccctggctcaCCTGCTCCCTGGCGGCCTCCGACTCCGTCAGCTCCACCTGGCTCTCCCCCACCGCCAGCAGCTGGATGGGGATGATGTCCTGGATTTCGCACAGGAAGGCACACAGAGTCTCCATGGAGGCCTTGCGGCGGGCGGAGTAGGCGGCGATGTACCCGTGGACCAGCTGGCTCTtgcggagggagaaggaggagtggaaggagaggagggagaggtcgaTGCTCTGCCTCTGGCCTCCCACGCTCAGGTCCAGGAGCACCGAGGTGCCGCTGCTGAGGTTGGAGGCCGGGCGGCAGTGCTGGGGGagtaggaggggagacaggagctGCTCCACGTCGTAGGAGTCCCCGCACATCAGACACATGACGATCCTCAGGTCGGCCTCTGAGCCCCCctgctgggggtgaggctgggagtcCCGTAAGCCTAGCGGGGATGGAGGGGGTAAGGGAGGAGAGCTGCTCCCCATGCTCTTGCGGGAGTCCAGGAGGCCCTTCAGCATCTGGTTGATCTGCTTCTCGCTGATGTTGCGCCCGAAGCTCAGGCCAGGGCTGGAGGGTTCCAGGTAGGAGCACTGCAGCTTCCCAGCCACCTGCTGCCCCTGCTGGATCAGCGTCTGGGTCGTCTCCCCTCCGATGTCCCC
This region includes:
- the arhgap35a gene encoding LOW QUALITY PROTEIN: rho GTPase-activating protein 35 (The sequence of the model RefSeq protein was modified relative to this genomic sequence to represent the inferred CDS: inserted 2 bases in 1 codon), which translates into the protein MAKKQDARSPIYNLVVVGLSGTEREKGQCGVGKSCLCNRYVRPSADEFHKEHTSVLSTSDFGGRVVNNDHFLFWGEAGRTLEEGPECRMHVVEQTEFIDDQTFQPHRSTALQPYIKRAASTKLASAEKLMYVCTDQLGLEQDFEQKQMPEGKLQVDGFLLCVDVSRGMNRSFEDQMKFVTNLYNQLAKTKKPVVLALTKCDEGVERYIKDSHAFALAKKNLQVVETSACSNINVDLAFVTLVQLIDKGRGKPRIIPYYEALKQQSQQIASAKDRYEWQVSRIVKNHNDTWLATNQRMQTSPEYKEYVFLKGTLKAKELFQQHVQRLKFEHIDRRKKIYLSKLPHALNSLVPELDEVNHLSWSGVQKVLETKRDFGHLFVVLDRTPWDKTAHIDNMEDDRIPQDLLDTIEAEVVYGEHLERLRKERKRNEMRCEFKERLAASPFITAGKPWEEARSFIMNEEFYQWLDESEYLEIYNKHQKEVIEQCKEDFQELLLEYSELFYELEVDAKPSKEKMGAIQEALGDEPRFKALQKLQAERDALVLKHIHFVYHPTKETCPSSPHCVDGKIEQILASRFPTRYSSTSDSQRAAEGKADRINVVILGRDGLAREMAKEIRALCTSDDRYVLEGRTYELTLRPIEGNVRLPVNSFHTPTFTPHGCLCLYNSKESLSYVVESLEKLREATLGRRERENSLAHLPLSLLLVTKRGVGSIGDIGGETTQTLIQQGQQVAGKLQCSYLEPSSPGLSFGRNISEKQINQMLKGLLDSRKSMGSSSPPLPPPSPLGLRDSQPHPQQGGSEADLRIVMCLMCGDSYDVEQLLSPLLLPQHCRPASNLSSGTSVLLDLSVGGQRQSIDLSLLSFHSSFSLRKSQLVHGYIAAYSARRKASMETLCAFLCEIQDIIPIQLLAVGESQVELTESEAAREQVSQGEELAREIEARFNTVVCGPGGVVGGLHKMDLFQSFLKEVVEKRTIVEATHMYDNVAELCTNESVSPHRCASPSPVNTLLDSEDDIEPSPPYATLMNDGSLPSLFGKLDLETSDRFSVISEISTFESKLNNKVPPQVKPKPVRKVNLGPYMEQQQGGTTRRSLPQTVSWAPGSDGGYDPSDYAEPVDAVSKPRPSEEENIYSVPHDSTQGKIITIRNANGGGVTGGNGSDSEADSSSLERRRKLSIGMKPQLYRDRSKRLGKFSSFRTSFSIGSDDEMGGPPQSKXQDEVGGANKGDSSVNEEGEDSKKKNILRSLRRTPKKPRAKPRHSLSKPESNYFGVPLVNVVTPERPIPVFIDKCIRYIETTGLTTEGIYRVSGNKAEMESMQRQFDQDHNLDLVEKDFTINTVAGAMKSFFSELPDPLVPYSMQVELVEAFKIGDREQRYFTMKEVLRRFPRENYDVFKYVISHLSKVSQNNRLNLMTSENLSICFWPTLMRPDFTTMDALTATRTYQTIIENFIHQCAFFFYNQPLADAPGGLPASPTSTLSSAGGSAYSMGSSAYSMGSSAYSLGSSAYSMGSSAYSSSSSPSPTPYVMPATPPVIPHYGRPLIHRSPSHSPPTTPHAPLPSLLPPLHPHGTTHAVNEG